A single region of the Prochlorococcus marinus str. MIT 0917 genome encodes:
- the gndA gene encoding NADP-dependent phosphogluconate dehydrogenase: protein MTKAHFGLVGLGVMGENLVLNAERNGFSSVVYNRTYQKTEDFLQGRGLNKSIQGAKDLQEFVSKLERPRRVLMMVKAGSATDAVINQISPFLEEGDLLIDGGNAQFMDTERRVKELESKSFGYIGMGVSGGAKGALEGPSMMPGGTKTSYDAIESLLNKMAAQVEDGPCVTYIGPGGSGHFVKTVHNGIEYGIEQILAEAYDLMKRVCGMSGDEMASVMGYWNKTEELSSYLVEITEACLRVKDPDDSSDLVEKIMDKAGQKGTGLWTVVSALELGASVPTIYASLNGRVMSSMKDQRNYAETILNGNKPSFVDFGKPSDGMPLLMDAVVLATIASYAQGMDILRLASDEYNYDLDMPSIAQIWKGGCIIRSTLLSRIQDAFKKDPKLSNLILDSWFTEQVNNRLSGLTQVVSAAANAGIPVPCLSSTLDYLNSFRTSRLPQNLVQAMRDCFGSHTYERVDKAGSFHTEWID from the coding sequence ATGACCAAGGCACATTTTGGATTAGTCGGTCTTGGAGTAATGGGTGAGAACCTTGTCCTTAATGCAGAGAGAAATGGTTTTTCTAGTGTGGTCTATAACCGTACTTATCAAAAAACTGAAGATTTCCTTCAAGGTAGAGGTTTAAATAAATCAATTCAAGGAGCGAAGGATCTTCAAGAATTTGTATCAAAGCTGGAACGTCCAAGAAGAGTATTAATGATGGTTAAGGCTGGATCAGCTACTGATGCTGTAATTAATCAAATTTCGCCTTTCCTCGAGGAAGGGGACTTACTCATTGATGGTGGAAATGCCCAATTTATGGATACTGAAAGAAGAGTAAAAGAACTTGAGAGTAAGAGTTTTGGTTACATCGGAATGGGTGTATCAGGAGGAGCGAAGGGGGCTTTGGAAGGACCAAGCATGATGCCTGGTGGCACAAAGACTTCTTATGACGCCATAGAGAGTTTGTTGAACAAAATGGCTGCTCAGGTAGAAGACGGCCCCTGTGTGACTTACATCGGCCCAGGAGGATCAGGACATTTTGTTAAGACCGTTCACAATGGTATTGAATATGGGATCGAGCAAATATTGGCTGAGGCCTATGACTTGATGAAGAGAGTTTGTGGAATGAGCGGTGATGAGATGGCATCTGTTATGGGCTATTGGAATAAAACCGAGGAGCTTTCCTCCTATCTTGTTGAAATCACAGAGGCATGTTTACGAGTTAAGGATCCTGATGATAGTTCCGATCTTGTTGAAAAGATAATGGACAAGGCGGGCCAGAAAGGTACTGGCTTATGGACAGTCGTAAGCGCGCTTGAACTTGGTGCTTCTGTCCCAACTATCTATGCATCTTTGAATGGAAGGGTTATGAGTTCGATGAAAGATCAAAGAAATTATGCAGAAACAATTTTGAACGGCAATAAGCCTTCGTTTGTTGATTTTGGAAAGCCTTCTGATGGAATGCCTTTGCTTATGGATGCAGTCGTTTTGGCTACAATAGCTAGCTATGCCCAAGGTATGGACATTTTACGACTTGCTTCTGATGAATATAATTACGATCTTGACATGCCCTCGATAGCTCAAATATGGAAAGGTGGTTGTATAATAAGGTCTACTCTTTTGAGTCGTATACAGGATGCATTTAAAAAAGATCCGAAGTTAAGCAATCTTATTCTAGATAGTTGGTTTACTGAACAGGTAAATAATCGTCTTTCTGGTCTGACTCAGGTTGTTTCTGCTGCTGCTAATGCTGGAATTCCAGTTCCGTGTTTAAGTAGCACTCTTGATTATTTAAATAGCTTTAGAACCTCTAGACTTCCCCAAAATTTGGTTCAGGCAATGAGAGATTGTTTTGGCTCTCATACTTATGAGCGCGTAGACAAAGCCGGATCATTTCACACTGAATGGATTGATTGA
- the pgl gene encoding 6-phosphogluconolactonase: MTKYEIQVSEDKNSLAQAASDLIAQIVESTLKIKNKAKIALCGGSTPKAAYSLLGKKNIDWMNVDLFLGDERWVDNESQDSNCFLLNNSLFKEGNPSLQASFFSVSTVELASPEESAKDYEKILKNNLDGDPPKFDLILLGLGDDGHTASLFPGSDALFEKDSLITVGEGKGHKRITFTSKLLSSADNVVFLISGSAKQTALKRLLDQSESWERTPAKLVSPNSEIIVLADKDAYPSS; this comes from the coding sequence ATGACTAAATATGAAATTCAAGTTTCAGAAGACAAAAACTCTCTCGCTCAAGCTGCCTCTGATTTGATTGCTCAGATTGTTGAGTCAACTTTAAAAATTAAAAATAAAGCAAAAATTGCCCTTTGTGGTGGTTCGACTCCTAAGGCTGCTTATTCTTTATTGGGTAAAAAAAATATTGATTGGATGAACGTCGATTTGTTCCTTGGAGATGAAAGATGGGTTGACAATGAATCTCAAGATAGCAATTGCTTTCTATTGAATAATTCATTATTTAAAGAAGGTAACCCTTCCCTACAAGCATCATTTTTTAGTGTTTCAACCGTTGAATTAGCATCGCCAGAGGAAAGTGCTAAAGATTATGAAAAAATTTTGAAAAATAATTTGGATGGGGATCCACCAAAATTTGATTTAATTTTATTGGGCTTGGGAGATGATGGGCATACAGCCTCCCTCTTTCCTGGCTCGGATGCATTATTTGAAAAAGATAGCCTAATAACTGTTGGTGAAGGTAAAGGTCATAAAAGAATTACCTTTACAAGTAAACTACTCAGTTCAGCAGACAATGTGGTCTTCCTAATCAGTGGATCTGCTAAACAAACGGCTCTTAAACGTCTACTTGATCAATCAGAATCATGGGAGCGAACACCTGCAAAATTAGTTTCACCAAACTCTGAAATTATTGTCTTAGCTGATAAAGATGCTTACCCATCTTCCTAA
- a CDS encoding CIA30 family protein, with protein MIPDSPPTEISITPLIQGAEFSDWKSLNDTIMGGSSLAKCRSSEKGLFLEGNLVEEGGGFVSCRSPIFDKPFNLSKYSGLILEVEGEGRTLKFAIACEKKPLSLSNLLKGDIRWVASIPTKKNGVSSIKIPFKDLEPARRAKPVRLPLSFDPTCINRFQVLHSKFGQPGKMNSGFFAGPIKVLIKSISAYS; from the coding sequence TTGATTCCTGATTCACCCCCGACTGAAATTTCAATAACTCCTCTCATACAGGGGGCAGAATTTTCAGATTGGAAATCTCTGAATGACACAATTATGGGCGGATCAAGTCTTGCAAAGTGCCGTTCTTCAGAGAAAGGCTTATTTCTTGAGGGTAACTTAGTAGAAGAAGGCGGTGGCTTTGTTAGTTGCCGCTCTCCAATTTTTGATAAGCCTTTTAATCTTTCCAAATATTCTGGATTAATTCTTGAAGTTGAAGGAGAAGGGAGAACATTGAAATTTGCAATTGCTTGTGAAAAGAAACCTTTATCACTATCCAATCTTCTAAAAGGTGATATTCGTTGGGTGGCATCAATACCCACAAAGAAAAACGGAGTTAGTAGTATAAAAATACCCTTTAAAGATTTGGAACCGGCTCGTCGAGCAAAGCCTGTTCGGCTACCGCTTAGTTTTGATCCCACTTGTATCAATAGATTTCAAGTACTCCATTCAAAATTTGGTCAGCCAGGCAAAATGAACTCAGGGTTTTTTGCTGGTCCTATCAAAGTCTTAATTAAGTCAATTAGTGCATACTCCTGA
- a CDS encoding coat protein, translating into MHTPDSKDSLIAEVAKAADLCMKPYVHSVFLENQLDDDNEPDDLIFKIQSRNIDGEREESMDIELEVYKSGNDVNMTISWKSLIDRPILWQGKHAVWMDSSSGVQCETPSYGKLFESLARKLRTVFKASLN; encoded by the coding sequence GTGCATACTCCTGATTCGAAAGATAGCTTGATAGCTGAAGTTGCCAAAGCGGCAGACCTTTGTATGAAGCCATATGTTCATTCTGTTTTTTTAGAAAATCAATTAGATGATGATAATGAGCCTGATGACTTGATTTTTAAAATTCAATCTAGAAATATAGACGGCGAAAGAGAAGAATCTATGGATATTGAACTTGAAGTGTATAAAAGTGGGAATGATGTAAATATGACTATATCTTGGAAATCATTAATTGATAGGCCGATATTATGGCAAGGGAAGCATGCTGTTTGGATGGATAGCTCATCTGGTGTCCAATGCGAAACGCCTTCATATGGAAAACTTTTTGAGTCCCTTGCGAGAAAACTCAGGACAGTTTTTAAGGCTTCGTTAAACTGA
- the ilvD gene encoding dihydroxy-acid dehydratase, which translates to MLRSNAITQGIQRSPNRAMLRAVGFDDNDFNKPIIGIANGHSTITPCNMGLMDLANRAEAALKEAGAMPQTFGTITVSDGISMGTEGMKYSLVSREVIADAIETACNAQSMDGVLAIGGCDKNMPGAMLSMARMNIPSIFVYGGTIKPGKLDGCDLTVVSSFEAVGQLTSGKIDEERLIAVEKNAIPGPGSCGGMFTANTMSAAIETMGFSLPFSSTMAAVDDEKAESAAKSSQVLVNAVKNNIRPLDLLTKKAFENAISVIMAVGGSTNSVLHLLAIARTAGVDLTIDDFERIRQTVPVICDLKPSGKYVTVDLHQAGGIPQVMKLLLDAGMLHGECKTIEGKTIKEVLRDIPSKPKENQDVIRAISNPIYKKGHLAILKGNLASEGSVAKISGVKTPVLTGPARVFESEEECLAAILDNKVKAGDVVVVRYEGPVGGPGMREMLSPTSAIVGQGLGEKVALITDGRFSGGSYGLVVGHVAPEAAVGGTIGLVEEGDSITVDANKLLIQLNVEDRELAIRKEKWKKPKPRYKTGILGKYSRLVSSSSQGATTDQI; encoded by the coding sequence ATGCTTAGATCAAATGCGATAACACAGGGTATTCAGCGGTCACCGAACAGAGCAATGCTTAGAGCTGTTGGCTTTGATGATAATGATTTTAATAAACCAATCATTGGAATCGCTAATGGTCACAGCACAATAACCCCATGCAATATGGGATTAATGGATCTGGCTAATAGAGCAGAGGCCGCTTTAAAAGAGGCTGGTGCAATGCCTCAAACATTCGGGACCATAACTGTTAGTGACGGCATCTCTATGGGAACAGAAGGGATGAAATATTCATTAGTTTCAAGAGAAGTTATTGCTGACGCAATTGAGACAGCTTGCAACGCTCAAAGCATGGATGGTGTATTGGCAATAGGTGGGTGTGACAAAAACATGCCCGGCGCAATGTTATCAATGGCAAGAATGAATATACCTTCAATCTTTGTTTACGGAGGAACAATTAAGCCCGGGAAATTAGACGGTTGCGACCTAACCGTAGTTAGTTCTTTTGAAGCTGTCGGTCAATTAACAAGTGGGAAAATAGACGAAGAACGTTTAATAGCAGTAGAAAAAAATGCTATCCCTGGTCCTGGTAGTTGTGGTGGCATGTTCACTGCAAACACCATGTCTGCGGCAATTGAAACGATGGGTTTTAGTTTGCCATTTAGTTCAACAATGGCAGCTGTAGATGATGAAAAAGCAGAGAGCGCTGCCAAGAGTTCTCAGGTGCTTGTCAATGCAGTTAAGAACAACATCAGACCATTAGATTTACTCACAAAAAAAGCCTTTGAGAATGCGATCAGTGTCATCATGGCTGTTGGTGGCTCAACAAATTCTGTTCTTCACCTACTTGCAATAGCGAGGACTGCAGGAGTTGATTTAACAATCGATGACTTTGAACGTATAAGACAAACTGTTCCTGTAATTTGCGACCTCAAGCCAAGCGGTAAATACGTAACGGTAGACTTACATCAAGCCGGGGGGATTCCTCAAGTGATGAAATTACTCCTCGATGCAGGAATGCTTCATGGAGAATGCAAAACTATTGAAGGTAAAACAATTAAAGAAGTTCTTAGAGATATCCCCTCAAAGCCCAAAGAAAATCAAGATGTTATCAGAGCAATATCAAATCCTATTTATAAGAAAGGACATCTAGCTATTCTCAAAGGAAATTTAGCTAGTGAAGGAAGTGTCGCAAAAATCAGTGGGGTCAAAACTCCTGTTTTAACTGGGCCTGCAAGGGTTTTTGAGAGTGAAGAAGAATGCTTAGCTGCAATTCTAGACAATAAAGTCAAAGCTGGAGATGTAGTAGTCGTTAGATATGAAGGGCCTGTAGGAGGACCCGGGATGAGAGAAATGCTATCTCCAACTTCAGCAATTGTAGGTCAAGGGTTGGGAGAGAAAGTTGCTCTAATTACAGACGGGCGATTTAGTGGGGGATCATATGGATTAGTGGTCGGCCACGTTGCTCCAGAAGCAGCCGTTGGAGGAACAATTGGGTTAGTAGAGGAAGGAGACAGTATTACTGTTGATGCTAATAAATTATTAATTCAGTTAAATGTGGAAGACCGAGAACTAGCTATAAGGAAAGAGAAATGGAAGAAGCCAAAGCCTAGATATAAGACAGGCATTCTTGGAAAGTATTCCAGACTAGTAAGTTCATCAAGCCAAGGAGCTACAACCGATCAAATATAG
- a CDS encoding uracil phosphoribosyltransferase — translation MSMSLRVIVPPHPLISHWLTILRNPTTPEILYATGLEQLGTWLTYEALRDWIPSKKEQITTSAGTTECSIIDPNIPILAIPYLPAGLELFRGARNLIPNSNLCIGGLPKEIEENAGIIFYIDQITTGKQLLKDLNHLKDKKIDTRRIRVITALAANQGLKEIGENIQDLNIYCACIDPELISESELSPGIGDPSLRIKTRVTSSD, via the coding sequence ATGTCAATGAGCTTAAGAGTAATAGTTCCTCCTCACCCACTCATATCACATTGGTTAACTATTTTAAGGAACCCTACTACCCCAGAAATCCTCTATGCAACAGGCCTAGAACAACTTGGCACCTGGCTCACTTATGAAGCTCTAAGAGATTGGATCCCAAGTAAAAAAGAACAGATCACTACTTCAGCAGGAACAACTGAATGTTCAATTATTGATCCAAATATTCCTATTTTGGCAATTCCTTATTTGCCTGCAGGGCTTGAGCTCTTTAGAGGTGCTAGAAATTTAATTCCTAATTCAAATTTGTGTATTGGCGGGCTACCTAAAGAAATTGAGGAAAATGCAGGAATTATTTTTTACATAGATCAAATAACAACCGGTAAACAACTTTTAAAAGATTTAAATCATCTTAAAGATAAAAAAATTGATACAAGAAGGATAAGAGTGATTACAGCATTAGCTGCTAATCAAGGACTTAAAGAAATCGGTGAAAATATTCAAGATTTGAATATTTATTGTGCTTGTATAGATCCTGAATTAATATCAGAAAGTGAACTATCACCCGGAATTGGTGATCCATCATTACGTATCAAAACCAGAGTCACCTCATCGGACTAG
- a CDS encoding pentapeptide repeat-containing protein has product MNKKTSFISDFKAIVFAALLIFVLIFPGQSVFARTPAEIRNQEELNISQDMSSQDLSGNDFVKLDLKGINLSESNLTGAVFNNSKLNGADLHGAQLNDALAYATDFEGADLRDVDFNGALLMESTFTDALIEGADFTDAVISRIQQKELCSMASGTNSKTEEDTSYSLGC; this is encoded by the coding sequence ATGAACAAAAAAACTTCTTTCATCTCTGATTTTAAAGCAATTGTTTTTGCTGCATTACTTATTTTTGTTTTGATTTTTCCTGGTCAAAGTGTTTTTGCTAGAACGCCTGCTGAGATTCGCAATCAAGAAGAACTCAATATTTCCCAGGATATGTCTAGCCAGGATTTAAGTGGAAATGATTTCGTAAAACTAGATCTGAAGGGCATAAATTTAAGTGAATCAAATCTGACAGGAGCAGTGTTTAATAATAGTAAATTGAATGGAGCAGATTTGCATGGTGCGCAGCTAAATGACGCTTTGGCATATGCAACTGATTTCGAAGGAGCCGATTTAAGGGATGTCGACTTCAATGGTGCATTATTGATGGAAAGTACCTTCACAGATGCTCTTATTGAAGGAGCTGACTTTACAGATGCGGTGATAAGTCGAATACAACAAAAAGAACTATGTTCTATGGCTTCTGGAACAAATTCAAAAACCGAGGAGGATACAAGCTATAGTCTTGGTTGCTGA
- a CDS encoding GTP-binding protein, producing MSDSRLPVTVVTGFLGSGKTTLLRYLLSESHQRLAVVVNEFGTVGLDGDLLKTCGFCSDDEVDERIVELNNGCLCCTVQEDFLPAMEALLLRANQLDGIIIETSGLALPKPLLQALNWPAIRSKVFINGVVTLVDGYALSNGSPVGDLKSINEQITNDNSIDHLTPINDLFRDQLISADLVLISRSDLLSAKSFSFVRDEVKKQGNSITNILPISNGKIEPSVILGLCKEQNNISRSDQNDHDHDHDHDHDHHHDHDHDHDHDHDHDHVDVISEHLRFEFPINQNSLKEILLKLVPEYQILRIKGRCWIEGKALPLQIQMVGSRFNSWFESANDDSWKPSKTGIDLVSLSLKGGVKKAFESSF from the coding sequence ATGAGTGATAGTCGTCTACCAGTTACTGTGGTTACTGGGTTTTTGGGCTCTGGCAAAACAACACTCTTGAGATATCTTTTGAGTGAATCTCATCAACGTCTAGCTGTAGTAGTTAATGAATTTGGAACAGTAGGCTTAGATGGAGACCTTCTTAAAACCTGTGGCTTTTGCTCTGATGATGAAGTAGATGAAAGAATAGTTGAATTGAATAATGGCTGTTTATGTTGCACTGTTCAAGAGGACTTCTTACCTGCAATGGAAGCCTTGCTACTTAGAGCAAATCAGCTTGATGGAATCATTATTGAAACCAGTGGTCTTGCTTTGCCAAAGCCTTTACTGCAAGCTCTTAATTGGCCTGCAATAAGAAGTAAGGTTTTCATTAATGGTGTCGTAACTTTGGTTGATGGATATGCTCTTTCAAACGGAAGTCCAGTGGGCGATTTAAAAAGTATTAATGAACAAATAACAAATGATAATAGTATTGATCATTTAACTCCAATAAATGATCTTTTTAGAGATCAATTGATTTCTGCTGATCTCGTTTTGATTAGTAGGTCTGATTTGCTTTCTGCAAAAAGCTTTTCATTTGTTAGGGATGAGGTGAAAAAGCAAGGGAATTCCATTACTAATATTCTGCCAATATCTAATGGAAAAATTGAACCTTCAGTAATTCTCGGCCTTTGCAAAGAACAAAACAATATTTCTCGATCAGATCAAAATGACCATGACCATGACCATGACCATGACCATGACCATCACCATGACCATGACCATGACCATGACCATGACCATGACCATGACCATGTTGATGTAATAAGTGAGCATTTAAGATTTGAATTCCCAATTAATCAAAATTCATTGAAAGAAATACTTTTAAAACTTGTTCCGGAATATCAAATTCTTCGAATAAAAGGGAGATGCTGGATAGAGGGTAAGGCTTTGCCCCTTCAGATCCAAATGGTTGGATCTAGATTTAATTCATGGTTTGAGAGCGCGAATGATGATTCTTGGAAACCTTCTAAGACTGGGATTGATTTAGTCTCTTTGAGCCTGAAAGGCGGAGTTAAAAAAGCTTTTGAATCTTCTTTTTAA
- the purS gene encoding phosphoribosylformylglycinamidine synthase subunit PurS produces the protein MSLFKARVFVHLRPSVLDPAGEATRSATKRLGIEGVTQLRIGKSIELEIEAANKEEARSKIELMSDRLLANPVIEDWSLEFKDEQKTLTN, from the coding sequence GTGTCTTTATTTAAAGCAAGAGTTTTTGTTCATTTAAGACCTTCTGTTTTGGATCCGGCCGGAGAGGCTACTAGGTCAGCTACTAAGAGATTAGGAATAGAAGGAGTTACTCAACTAAGAATTGGTAAATCTATTGAACTTGAGATCGAAGCGGCAAATAAGGAGGAAGCTCGATCGAAGATTGAGTTAATGAGTGATCGATTGCTCGCAAACCCTGTTATTGAGGACTGGTCTTTGGAATTTAAGGACGAACAGAAAACTCTTACAAACTAA
- the purQ gene encoding phosphoribosylformylglycinamidine synthase subunit PurQ, whose translation MNIGIIVFPGSNCDRDVRWATEGCLGIPTSFLWHETTDLSGYDAIVIPGGFSYGDYLRCGAIARFAPVLNSLISFVDKGGKVLGICNGFQILTELGLLHGALTRNKNLHFICDKANLSIESTKSSWMKNYKKHDSISLPIAHGEGRYQCTNDVLKKLQDDDSIALKYAHNPNGSINDIAGITNKKGNVLGMMPHPERACDDALGNIDGKSILSTLLS comes from the coding sequence ATGAATATCGGAATTATTGTTTTTCCTGGATCGAACTGCGATAGGGACGTCAGGTGGGCTACTGAAGGATGCCTGGGAATTCCTACAAGTTTTCTATGGCATGAAACTACTGATTTAAGTGGTTATGACGCAATTGTCATTCCAGGGGGTTTTAGTTATGGAGATTATTTACGTTGTGGAGCTATAGCAAGATTCGCACCTGTTTTAAATTCTTTAATCTCTTTTGTTGATAAAGGTGGAAAAGTTCTTGGTATTTGTAATGGGTTTCAAATACTTACTGAACTTGGTCTCTTGCATGGAGCTTTGACAAGAAATAAGAATCTACATTTTATTTGTGATAAAGCAAATTTATCTATTGAAAGTACAAAATCATCTTGGATGAAAAATTATAAAAAACATGATTCTATTTCACTACCTATTGCTCATGGAGAAGGGAGATATCAATGTACTAATGACGTCTTGAAAAAATTGCAGGATGATGATTCGATTGCTCTAAAATACGCTCATAACCCTAATGGATCAATCAATGATATTGCTGGAATTACAAATAAAAAAGGAAATGTTTTGGGGATGATGCCACATCCTGAAAGAGCTTGTGATGATGCTTTAGGTAATATTGATGGCAAGTCAATTCTTAGTACACTTCTTTCTTGA
- a CDS encoding class I fructose-bisphosphate aldolase, producing the protein MALSYYAEELKKTASAIAQPGKGILAVDESTKTVGKRLASIGVENTEDNRKAYRGMLFTTEGLGNFISGAILFEETLFQNHPDGEPMVKKLEKLGIIPGIKVDKGLRPLAGGHDVETFCSGLDGLVERAADYYEQGARFAKWRAVLQITDDGCPSKLSIRENAWGLARYARSVQESGLVPIIEPEILMDGSHSIEKTAAVQEEVIKEVYLACQVNGVLLEGTLLKPSMTVQGADSSTKADPQQVAEMTIRTMERCVPASVPGITFLSGGLSEEAASVYLNLMNKIDRKAKWNVSFSYGRALQHSCLKAWKGSNTADGQKALIARAQANSEASKGLYVAGSQPSSDEQLFVAGYKY; encoded by the coding sequence ATGGCACTCTCGTACTACGCAGAAGAACTAAAGAAAACAGCAAGTGCCATAGCCCAGCCAGGCAAAGGGATTCTTGCTGTTGACGAATCAACTAAAACAGTAGGTAAAAGGCTTGCTTCAATAGGTGTTGAGAACACTGAGGACAACAGAAAAGCATATAGAGGTATGCTTTTCACCACAGAAGGTCTTGGAAACTTCATAAGCGGAGCGATTCTTTTTGAAGAAACTCTTTTCCAGAACCATCCAGATGGTGAGCCAATGGTTAAAAAGCTTGAGAAGCTAGGAATAATTCCAGGAATCAAGGTTGATAAAGGTCTAAGACCATTAGCTGGTGGACACGATGTAGAAACTTTTTGTTCAGGTTTAGACGGTCTTGTTGAAAGAGCTGCTGATTATTACGAGCAAGGTGCAAGATTTGCTAAGTGGAGAGCAGTGCTTCAAATAACAGACGATGGTTGTCCTTCTAAACTTTCTATTAGAGAAAATGCTTGGGGTTTAGCAAGATACGCTAGATCAGTTCAAGAATCTGGTCTGGTTCCAATTATTGAACCAGAAATCTTAATGGATGGTTCACATTCAATTGAAAAGACAGCAGCAGTTCAAGAAGAAGTAATCAAAGAAGTTTACTTAGCTTGCCAAGTAAACGGAGTACTTCTAGAGGGAACTCTTCTAAAGCCATCAATGACGGTTCAAGGTGCTGACAGCTCAACAAAAGCTGATCCTCAGCAAGTAGCTGAAATGACAATCCGTACAATGGAACGCTGTGTACCTGCAAGTGTCCCTGGTATTACTTTCCTTTCAGGTGGCTTGAGCGAGGAAGCTGCATCAGTTTATTTAAATCTGATGAATAAGATCGACAGAAAGGCTAAGTGGAATGTTTCATTCTCATATGGTCGTGCTTTACAACATTCATGTCTAAAAGCATGGAAAGGCTCGAACACTGCTGATGGACAAAAAGCACTCATAGCTAGAGCTCAAGCAAACTCTGAGGCATCAAAAGGATTGTATGTTGCTGGTTCTCAGCCTTCTTCTGATGAACAACTATTTGTAGCTGGATATAAGTACTAA
- a CDS encoding Gfo/Idh/MocA family protein — protein sequence MINTVQPLRIAIAGLGFGESVHIPATLSNKNIELVGLWHPRTERLKEACNKYNLHAYETWEDLVTDSKIDGIIIATPPAPRYELALEAIKEGKHLLLEKPTCLNSEEVKELQRNALKRNLKIAVDYEYRAVPLFMQAKRIINEKKLDEPYFVKLDWLMSSRANPDRPWNWYSDEDSGGGVLGALGTHAFDMIHWLIGPTHSLSAINSTSIKQRFCTQSKTIKKVTSEDVSISQLQIKSFNNNLIPVQVNLSAVTKQSRGFSLEIYGRNGTLILSSDNQNDYVHGFGLWFSTKEEVLKSIQPDSDLSFSKIWTDGRIAPVARIQDWWAQSIKDGTPVIPGLAEGLASQIVCDKVKESNSIGMKLEIN from the coding sequence ATGATCAATACAGTTCAACCATTACGTATAGCAATTGCAGGACTAGGTTTCGGTGAAAGTGTTCATATCCCTGCAACATTATCTAATAAGAATATTGAGCTTGTGGGGTTGTGGCATCCTCGAACAGAAAGGCTCAAAGAAGCCTGCAATAAGTACAATCTTCATGCCTACGAGACCTGGGAGGATTTAGTCACTGATTCCAAAATAGATGGAATAATTATAGCTACTCCACCAGCTCCAAGATACGAGCTTGCACTAGAAGCAATAAAAGAAGGAAAACATCTTTTACTAGAAAAGCCAACTTGCCTAAACTCTGAAGAGGTAAAAGAGCTTCAAAGAAATGCCCTAAAAAGAAATTTAAAAATAGCTGTCGATTACGAATATCGAGCTGTTCCTCTGTTCATGCAAGCAAAGCGAATAATTAACGAGAAGAAACTAGATGAACCTTATTTTGTAAAACTAGATTGGCTAATGAGCAGCAGAGCTAATCCAGATAGACCATGGAATTGGTATTCAGACGAAGATTCTGGTGGAGGGGTATTGGGCGCGTTAGGTACCCATGCTTTTGACATGATTCATTGGCTAATTGGTCCAACTCATTCATTAAGCGCAATAAATTCAACTTCAATCAAACAAAGATTTTGCACCCAATCAAAAACCATTAAAAAAGTTACCAGTGAAGATGTAAGCATTTCTCAACTACAAATTAAAAGCTTTAATAACAATTTGATTCCAGTCCAAGTAAATCTCTCTGCAGTAACAAAACAAAGCAGGGGTTTTAGTCTAGAAATCTATGGGCGCAATGGAACTCTTATTCTTAGCAGTGACAATCAGAACGATTATGTACACGGATTTGGGCTGTGGTTCTCAACTAAGGAAGAAGTTCTTAAAAGTATTCAACCAGATTCAGATCTTTCTTTTTCAAAAATTTGGACAGATGGACGAATTGCCCCAGTAGCAAGAATACAAGACTGGTGGGCTCAAAGCATAAAAGACGGTACCCCAGTTATTCCAGGCTTAGCTGAGGGATTAGCAAGCCAAATTGTTTGTGACAAGGTTAAAGAATCAAACTCGATTGGAATGAAGCTTGAAATAAATTAG